Proteins encoded within one genomic window of Acinetobacter sp. YWS30-1:
- the ruvX gene encoding Holliday junction resolvase RuvX, producing MPDVNAPNTIMAFDFGTQKMGIAVGQSLIESANPLPLFPMKDGIPNWDELLKIVKSHQPGLFLVGLPLNMDDSESELSTRARKFARRLRHQTNIETLMVDERLTTREARDELDHYQAQGRGKKLSADSIAAALLIESWYRHPAGLQP from the coding sequence ATGCCTGATGTAAACGCGCCAAACACTATTATGGCGTTTGATTTTGGTACACAGAAAATGGGAATAGCAGTCGGCCAATCCCTGATTGAAAGTGCCAATCCCCTCCCTTTATTTCCTATGAAAGACGGGATTCCGAACTGGGACGAATTACTGAAAATTGTAAAAAGCCATCAGCCGGGCCTATTTTTGGTCGGCCTGCCACTAAATATGGATGATAGTGAATCTGAACTGTCGACACGGGCACGTAAATTTGCCCGCCGTTTACGTCATCAGACCAATATTGAAACCTTGATGGTGGATGAACGCCTGACCACTCGTGAAGCACGGGATGAACTGGATCATTATCAGGCACAAGGTCGCGGCAAAAAATTGTCTGCGGACAGTATTGCTGCTGCCCTCTTGATTGAAAGCTGGTATAGGCATCCGGCTGGACTGCAACCCTAA